One genomic region from Labeo rohita strain BAU-BD-2019 chromosome 7, IGBB_LRoh.1.0, whole genome shotgun sequence encodes:
- the mdka gene encoding midkine a: protein MRGLFSTLIVVLVALMIVTTEAGKNKKEKNKGGKGGSDCAEWRYGRCVANNGDCGAGTREGTCNEQTKKVKCKVPCNWKKEFGADCKYKFGNWGECDAAISTKSRSGTLVKALFNVDCQQTISVSKPCTTKVKNKPKGKKGKGKGN, encoded by the exons ATGCGTGGCCTGTTTTCCACCCTCATCGTGGTGCTGGTGGCCTTAATGATCGTGACCACAGAAGCTGGGAAGAACAaaaaag AGAAGAACAAAGGAGGTAAGGGTGGTTCAGACTGTGCGGAGTGGCGCTATGGCCGTTGTGTGGCCAATAACGGAGACTGCGGAGCAGGCACGAGGGAAGGCACCTGTAATGAGCAGACCAAGAAAGTCAAATGCAAAGTGCCCTGCAACTGGAAGAAAGAATTTGGAG CCGACTGCAAGTATAAGTTTGGTAACTGGGGCGAGTGTGATGCAGCCATAAGCACAAAGAGCCGCTCTGGCACTCTGGTAAAGGCTCTCTTCAACGTCGACTGTCAGCAAACCATCTCTGTGTCCAAACCCTGCACCACCAAGGTCAAAAACAAACCCAAAG